In Wolinella succinogenes DSM 1740, a single genomic region encodes these proteins:
- a CDS encoding DNA-directed RNA polymerase subunit omega, giving the protein MQRMEEIAFKALNRVNNDRYLLANILFARIDELSKGAKPLVNMDVKKHKLTDIAMTEVAEGKIALSQIDQL; this is encoded by the coding sequence ATGCAAAGAATGGAAGAAATCGCCTTCAAGGCACTCAATCGAGTCAATAATGATCGCTATCTCCTCGCTAATATTTTGTTTGCTCGCATTGATGAGCTCAGCAAGGGTGCTAAGCCTTTGGTGAATATGGACGTGAAAAAACACAAACTCACTGATATTGCAATGACCGAAGTGGCCGAGGGCAAGATTGCGCTTAGCCAGATCGATCAGCTCTAA
- a CDS encoding RelA/SpoT family protein: MEFFSRVSKISSTAKAKELLFSLIEVTPPVQRAIDFAIEAHEGQKRKSGDPYVVHPLLVSCIVAYYGGDEAMICASLLHDVVEDTNFSTEDVSRIFGEDVASLVDGLTKIVEIREEELPPAASNQKLVAAALSFRKMLIASIKDIRALVIKLCDRLHNMLTLDALPEKKRIRISEETLVVYAPIAHRLGISSMKNELEDRSFNYIFPEEYKKIDDYFHQNRQAIQLKLHTFIDKVKHLLMSKGMPDSDFVITSRIKRHYSIYLKMQRKGISIEEVLDLLAIRIIVKEPLDCYKALGILHLEFKPIVSRFKDYVALPKENGYQTIHTTLFDDSSIFEVQVRTEDMHKSAEYGVAAHWKYKTGGITPSLGWLSDLQFQNNTIEEFYELVKNDLYREDITVFSPDGDTYTLPSGAVALDFAYAVHTEVGNCAKEAYVNNQKVSLLTVLKSGDIVRIITSKEPIVRASWVDAVKTSRAKNQIRVNCAIKLKEIEKRSAINIVATIFGKLPEEIAAFVSNTHLESSIHKACKDLSYLKEIKNRINNSIRKDASLLTRIKIKILKLKEFIFDNLVIHSNYNINEALFDYCCHPKYGDEIVALKSGSKAFVHHKLCDRAYGEIEKGAKMLYVEWVKDKMASYKVIVALENQKGVLANFLQFLAKNDINVLGVDLGSQKNSYASHCEVQIESHIKDAKLLRNILAQRFRIIDLYSQKDAYGSN, from the coding sequence TTGGAATTTTTTTCTAGAGTCTCAAAGATCAGCTCCACCGCCAAGGCCAAAGAGCTTCTCTTTTCGCTCATTGAGGTCACTCCCCCTGTTCAAAGGGCGATTGATTTTGCCATAGAGGCTCACGAGGGGCAGAAGCGAAAGAGTGGCGATCCTTATGTGGTTCACCCTCTTTTGGTCTCCTGCATCGTTGCCTACTATGGGGGTGATGAGGCGATGATTTGTGCCTCATTGCTCCATGATGTGGTTGAGGATACCAACTTTAGCACCGAGGATGTGAGCCGTATTTTTGGTGAAGATGTTGCCTCGCTCGTGGATGGACTCACTAAGATAGTTGAGATTCGAGAGGAGGAGCTTCCTCCTGCGGCCTCCAACCAAAAACTAGTCGCTGCGGCTCTTAGCTTCCGCAAGATGCTAATTGCCTCCATCAAGGATATTCGAGCCTTAGTGATCAAGCTCTGCGATCGCCTCCATAACATGCTCACGCTTGATGCACTTCCCGAAAAAAAGCGCATCCGAATCTCCGAAGAGACGCTCGTGGTCTACGCTCCCATCGCGCACCGTTTGGGAATTTCCTCCATGAAAAACGAGCTAGAGGATCGGAGCTTCAACTACATCTTCCCCGAAGAGTACAAAAAGATTGATGACTACTTCCACCAGAATCGTCAAGCCATTCAGCTCAAACTTCACACTTTTATCGATAAAGTCAAACATCTGCTCATGAGCAAAGGGATGCCTGATAGCGACTTTGTCATCACTAGTCGTATCAAGCGCCACTACTCTATCTACTTAAAGATGCAACGCAAGGGAATCTCTATCGAAGAGGTTTTGGATCTTTTGGCGATTCGTATCATTGTGAAAGAGCCTTTGGATTGCTACAAGGCGCTGGGGATTTTGCACCTAGAGTTCAAGCCTATCGTCTCTCGATTCAAGGATTATGTCGCCCTGCCCAAAGAGAATGGTTATCAGACGATTCACACCACGCTCTTTGATGATTCCTCGATTTTTGAGGTGCAGGTTCGCACCGAAGACATGCACAAGAGCGCTGAATATGGCGTGGCAGCGCACTGGAAATACAAAACAGGAGGAATCACTCCTTCACTAGGTTGGCTGAGTGATCTGCAGTTCCAAAACAACACCATTGAAGAGTTCTATGAGCTGGTGAAAAATGATCTCTATCGCGAAGATATCACCGTCTTTTCTCCTGATGGGGACACCTACACACTCCCCTCAGGTGCGGTAGCGCTTGACTTTGCCTATGCGGTGCACACCGAGGTGGGGAATTGCGCCAAAGAGGCCTATGTCAACAATCAAAAAGTCTCCCTTCTAACCGTGCTCAAAAGTGGTGACATTGTGCGAATCATCACCTCCAAGGAGCCTATTGTGCGCGCCTCTTGGGTGGATGCCGTGAAGACCTCAAGGGCCAAGAATCAGATTCGTGTCAATTGCGCCATCAAGCTCAAAGAGATCGAAAAACGGAGCGCGATTAACATTGTTGCCACAATTTTTGGCAAGCTTCCCGAAGAGATCGCGGCGTTCGTCTCCAACACTCATCTAGAGAGCTCTATTCACAAGGCGTGCAAAGACCTAAGCTACCTCAAAGAGATCAAGAATCGTATCAACAACAGCATTCGAAAAGATGCAAGCCTTTTAACTCGAATCAAGATCAAGATTCTCAAACTCAAAGAGTTTATCTTTGACAATCTTGTTATCCATTCCAACTACAATATCAACGAAGCGCTCTTTGACTACTGTTGTCATCCCAAGTATGGAGATGAGATTGTGGCACTCAAAAGCGGCTCTAAGGCGTTTGTCCATCACAAGCTCTGCGATCGTGCCTATGGCGAGATCGAGAAGGGAGCCAAGATGCTCTATGTGGAGTGGGTCAAGGACAAAATGGCCTCCTACAAGGTGATTGTGGCGCTAGAGAATCAAAAAGGGGTTTTAGCCAACTTTTTGCAGTTTTTGGCTAAAAACGACATCAATGTGCTGGGTGTCGATTTGGGAAGCCAGAAAAACAGCTACGCCTCCCATTGCGAGGTGCAGATCGAGAGCCACATCAAAGACGCCAAGCTTCTGCGTAATATCTTGGCGCAACGCTTTAGAATCATTGACCTTTACAGTCAAAAAGATGCTTATGGAAGCAACTAG
- the tyrS gene encoding tyrosine--tRNA ligase, with protein sequence MQEGIEVRVQEAMREIARGVNEIIGIEYIQSLVERYYKSGETFSIKAGFDPTAPDLHLGHTVLIQKMATFQKHGAIVTFLIGDYTAMIGDPTGKSETRKPLTREQVLQNAQSYQDQVFKILDPQKTVIRFNSEWLEKLGTAGMIELTAKFSVARMLERDDFEKRYKSQTPISLVEFIYPLLQGYDSVALESDVEFGGTDQKFNLLMGRHLQRSYGLKKEQSVLMVPILEGLDGVQKMSKSLGNYIGVTEEPNTMYAKVLSVSDELMWRYYELLSAKSLDEIHKLQEDVKSGNYHPKKAKEDLALEITTRYHSEQDALQAKEEFDKVFARDEIPSEMPELGVTGEIWICKAMVEGGISPSTSQARRDIQAGSVKINQTKVEDINQQLGHGEHIIQVGKRKFLRLIVK encoded by the coding sequence ATGCAAGAGGGCATAGAGGTAAGAGTGCAGGAGGCGATGCGAGAGATTGCTAGAGGAGTGAATGAGATCATTGGAATTGAATACATTCAAAGCCTTGTTGAGCGCTACTATAAGAGCGGCGAGACCTTCTCTATCAAGGCGGGATTTGACCCCACGGCTCCTGACCTTCACCTAGGGCATACGGTGCTCATCCAAAAGATGGCGACTTTTCAAAAGCATGGAGCGATTGTCACTTTTCTCATTGGTGACTACACCGCGATGATCGGCGATCCTACGGGCAAGAGCGAGACGCGAAAGCCGCTCACGCGAGAGCAGGTGCTTCAAAATGCCCAGAGCTATCAGGATCAGGTTTTTAAGATTCTTGATCCTCAAAAGACCGTGATTCGCTTTAACTCAGAGTGGCTAGAGAAGCTTGGAACAGCAGGAATGATTGAGCTCACCGCGAAATTTTCTGTGGCCAGAATGTTGGAGCGCGATGATTTTGAGAAGCGCTACAAGAGCCAGACTCCCATTAGCCTCGTGGAATTTATCTATCCGCTTTTGCAGGGGTATGATAGCGTGGCGCTCGAATCGGATGTAGAGTTTGGGGGGACGGATCAGAAGTTCAACCTTCTTATGGGGCGCCATCTTCAGAGAAGTTATGGACTCAAAAAAGAGCAGTCGGTTCTCATGGTGCCTATCCTGGAGGGACTAGATGGCGTGCAGAAGATGAGCAAGAGCCTTGGTAACTATATCGGGGTGACCGAAGAGCCCAACACGATGTATGCCAAGGTGCTCAGTGTCTCAGATGAGTTGATGTGGAGATATTATGAGCTTTTGAGCGCCAAAAGCCTTGATGAGATCCATAAACTCCAAGAAGATGTAAAGAGCGGTAACTACCACCCCAAAAAAGCCAAAGAAGATTTGGCACTAGAGATCACAACAAGGTATCATTCAGAACAAGACGCCCTCCAAGCCAAAGAGGAGTTTGATAAGGTTTTTGCTCGGGATGAGATTCCTAGTGAGATGCCTGAACTGGGTGTCACGGGGGAGATTTGGATCTGCAAAGCGATGGTGGAGGGGGGAATTTCCCCTTCGACCTCGCAGGCTAGACGCGATATTCAAGCGGGATCAGTCAAGATCAATCAAACCAAAGTGGAGGATATCAACCAGCAATTAGGCCATGGGGAGCACATCATTCAGGTGGGCAAGCGGAAATTTTTGAGACTGATTGTCAAATAA
- a CDS encoding nitronate monooxygenase — protein sequence MKERHTTLPSLKIGKYTIPFPIVQGGMGVGISWDNLAGNVSKEGGLGIVSTVGTGYYRAFEFVEKLVASRPLEVANFYSKQALHEIFRKAREICGNAPLAANVLYAINDYGRVVRDACEAGANMIVTGAGLPTNMPEFTSNFPDVALVPIVSSAKALRILCKRWEGRYKRMPDAVVVEGPLSGGHQGVPYEDCFKPEYQLERVLPEVVEEAKNWGSMPLLAAGGIWDRKDIDRFMALGAAGVQMGTRFLGTHECDAKRYPELMLKVREEDIKLVKSPVGYPARAVMTGIMDRLQEGNAPKVRCISNCVAPCKRGEEAKAVGYCIADRLGDGYLGSAQEGLYFTGSNGYKIDKIVSVKELMDELVQG from the coding sequence ATGAAAGAGCGCCACACGACACTACCCTCACTCAAGATCGGAAAATACACGATTCCATTCCCTATTGTCCAAGGGGGCATGGGTGTGGGAATTAGCTGGGATAATCTCGCGGGAAATGTCTCTAAAGAGGGGGGACTGGGAATCGTAAGCACCGTGGGAACGGGGTATTATCGCGCTTTTGAATTTGTAGAGAAGCTGGTGGCTTCAAGACCGCTTGAGGTAGCGAACTTCTACTCCAAGCAAGCCCTTCATGAGATATTCAGGAAGGCTAGAGAAATTTGTGGAAATGCCCCCTTGGCGGCCAATGTCCTTTATGCGATCAATGATTATGGCCGCGTGGTGAGGGATGCGTGCGAAGCGGGAGCCAATATGATCGTCACGGGCGCGGGGCTTCCCACGAATATGCCAGAATTCACCTCTAATTTTCCCGATGTCGCGCTTGTGCCTATCGTCTCCTCGGCCAAAGCGCTTCGGATTCTCTGTAAGCGTTGGGAGGGGAGATACAAGCGAATGCCTGATGCCGTGGTGGTGGAGGGGCCCTTGAGTGGAGGGCACCAAGGAGTCCCCTATGAGGATTGTTTTAAGCCAGAATATCAGCTAGAGCGCGTCTTGCCTGAGGTGGTTGAAGAGGCAAAGAATTGGGGCAGCATGCCACTTTTGGCCGCAGGGGGAATTTGGGATCGAAAAGATATCGATCGATTCATGGCGCTTGGAGCCGCTGGAGTGCAGATGGGGACGCGATTCCTTGGGACGCACGAGTGCGATGCGAAACGCTATCCTGAATTGATGCTCAAAGTCAGGGAAGAGGATATTAAACTCGTCAAATCCCCCGTGGGCTATCCCGCTAGAGCGGTCATGACAGGAATCATGGATCGCCTGCAAGAGGGCAATGCCCCCAAGGTGCGCTGCATCAGCAACTGTGTCGCTCCATGCAAAAGGGGGGAAGAGGCGAAAGCCGTGGGCTACTGTATCGCTGATCGCCTAGGCGATGGTTATCTTGGGAGTGCCCAGGAGGGGCTCTATTTTACGGGCTCCAATGGTTATAAGATTGATAAGATCGTCAGCGTGAAAGAACTCATGGATGAATTGGTGCAGGGCTAA
- a CDS encoding N-acetylmuramoyl-L-alanine amidase family protein, with product MNWCRAKIFRLLLGGLLFLGSSLLAEVPKIIDLSTPSASHLKIRFDRPIASSLFRNFQINDKNGFRDVYDASAILGVGIPKNLSLGEGVKLRIAQNEATKVRIVLDSPSEIKSQLRIEGDEALISLEGAGSNISVLSLFEGITSETKTPSAASANSPKPTATSTKRPSIQGAGKRIVLDPGHGGKDCGAQGVDGVCEKEVVLSVAKYLSQELTTRGYKVFMTRSKDVFINLRDRTKFANDKEADLFISIHANAVPKDKASKMHGIETYFLSNARSERAKNVAALENKDDIETMNYFSKQSFLNTINSQRMIASNKLAIDIQFGMLRQAREKFEGITDGGVREGPFWVLAGALMPSVLLELGYITHPTEGKRLAQSSYQKLLAQGIADGVDGYFEKNF from the coding sequence ATGAATTGGTGCAGGGCTAAAATTTTTCGGCTTCTTCTGGGGGGGCTCCTCTTTTTGGGGTCGTCCCTCTTGGCAGAAGTGCCCAAGATTATCGATCTCTCTACCCCGAGCGCAAGCCATCTCAAAATTCGCTTTGACCGTCCCATCGCCTCCAGTCTCTTTAGGAATTTTCAGATCAACGACAAGAACGGATTTCGAGATGTCTATGATGCTTCGGCGATTCTAGGGGTGGGAATTCCCAAGAATCTCTCTTTGGGCGAAGGGGTGAAGCTACGAATCGCCCAGAATGAAGCGACCAAGGTGAGAATTGTGCTCGATTCTCCAAGTGAGATTAAAAGCCAATTGCGAATCGAGGGGGATGAGGCGCTCATCTCCTTGGAGGGGGCAGGTTCTAATATTAGCGTGCTTTCCCTCTTTGAGGGAATCACCTCTGAAACCAAAACTCCTAGCGCAGCGTCCGCAAACTCTCCAAAACCGACCGCTACGAGCACAAAGAGACCCTCCATTCAAGGAGCAGGCAAACGAATCGTCCTAGATCCTGGTCATGGAGGCAAGGATTGTGGGGCGCAAGGGGTGGATGGGGTATGCGAGAAAGAGGTGGTGCTAAGTGTCGCCAAATATCTCTCTCAAGAGCTAACCACACGCGGCTACAAGGTCTTTATGACGCGCTCCAAAGATGTTTTTATCAACCTAAGGGATCGAACCAAATTTGCCAATGACAAGGAAGCCGATCTCTTCATCTCGATTCACGCGAACGCTGTTCCCAAGGATAAAGCCTCTAAAATGCATGGGATTGAGACCTATTTCCTCTCCAATGCTCGAAGTGAGCGGGCGAAAAATGTCGCTGCCCTTGAGAACAAAGATGATATTGAGACGATGAACTACTTCTCCAAGCAATCTTTCCTCAACACGATCAACTCCCAGCGCATGATCGCCTCCAATAAGTTGGCGATTGACATACAGTTTGGGATGTTGCGTCAAGCGCGGGAGAAGTTTGAGGGGATCACTGATGGTGGAGTGCGTGAGGGGCCTTTTTGGGTCTTGGCAGGCGCACTCATGCCCTCTGTTTTGCTAGAGCTTGGCTACATCACCCATCCCACTGAGGGCAAGAGGCTTGCTCAAAGCAGCTATCAAAAGCTTCTCGCCCAAGGAATCGCTGATGGAGTTGATGGCTATTTTGAGAAAAATTTTTAA
- a CDS encoding MqnA/MqnD/SBP family protein, which translates to MKFGKIDYINLLPFHVFIKRYPTPAHFKKFIELKKSYPAKLNQEFLHRRIDAGFISSIAGRSKPCPNVGIIARKRVLSVIAIPSKEGSDYQSATSNALLEVLSLQGQVLIGDRALHYFLAHPHECVDMGELWVKRHHLPFVFAKFCYNRHGAFYTKIARRFIQQKIFIPRYILAQYEKKSAIKAEAILAYLRHISYKIDTKAQKGMKKFYRKLDEKRIKAPQRF; encoded by the coding sequence ATGAAATTTGGCAAAATCGACTATATTAATCTTCTTCCCTTTCATGTCTTCATCAAGCGCTACCCCACTCCCGCCCATTTTAAAAAATTCATTGAGCTCAAAAAGAGCTATCCCGCCAAACTCAACCAAGAGTTTCTCCATCGGCGCATTGACGCGGGATTTATCTCTAGCATCGCGGGTCGCTCCAAGCCCTGCCCCAATGTCGGAATCATCGCTAGAAAACGCGTTCTAAGTGTCATCGCGATTCCCTCCAAAGAGGGGAGTGACTATCAGTCCGCCACCAGCAACGCCCTCCTTGAAGTCCTCTCCCTTCAAGGGCAAGTACTCATCGGGGATAGAGCCCTCCACTACTTTCTTGCCCACCCCCATGAGTGCGTCGATATGGGTGAACTGTGGGTGAAGCGACACCATCTCCCCTTTGTCTTTGCCAAGTTTTGCTACAACCGCCATGGCGCTTTCTACACAAAAATCGCTCGTCGCTTCATCCAGCAAAAAATTTTCATCCCGCGCTATATCCTCGCCCAATACGAGAAAAAGAGTGCGATCAAGGCCGAGGCGATTCTTGCCTATCTTCGTCACATCTCTTACAAAATAGATACAAAAGCACAAAAGGGGATGAAGAAGTTTTATCGGAAGCTGGACGAAAAGAGAATCAAGGCTCCCCAAAGATTCTAG
- the abc-f gene encoding ribosomal protection-like ABC-F family protein, which yields MALVSLQEISKQYDYSPILTQVSLHLNPNERIAIVGKNGSGKSTLLKIVAGELEVDEGERLASLGIEIKMLPQKPFFPEGMRVREAIEEELKELKEAKKEWDRISEALAKDFENKELLARHSELSSLLEHHGAWDLDGKLERVLVEFELKEFEHRFVNLLSGGEQKRVALAGLLLQKPDLLLLDEPTNHLDVQMVEFLEELLTKENFTLLFISHDRYFIDHIATRTIEIEEGRLRSFEGGYGDYLRQKEELLLAMAKGHEVLLKILKSEEEWLRRGVKARLKRNEGRKQRVLAMREEAKKNPGVIRKMKLELEREKKHFNRQEGVNRRKMLFEVENLRLELGGKTLVEGFGTRILQKDKIAIVGKNGSGKSTLLKALLGELKPNGGVIKRGDLRIGYFDQHRVMLDDSKNLIETFCPFGGDRVDVKGKSIHVYGYLKNFLFPKEFLDKKIGVLSGGEKNRVALALLFTKEYDCLILDEPTNDLDIPTINILEDYLLSFEGALLFVSHDRYFVDKIAQKMLVFKGDGVIEESHLSYSEYLEIERELKEYAQLEESSQRVESSKESSSKVTKKATKLSYKEQRLLELLPSEIEALEGKIKEMEERLYHPNQYGITDLAEVAMEYERLKRESEEKLELYVELEEKREELEG from the coding sequence ATGGCGTTAGTGAGCCTCCAAGAGATATCCAAACAGTATGACTACTCCCCCATTTTGACGCAAGTCTCCCTTCATCTCAATCCAAATGAAAGAATCGCCATCGTGGGAAAAAATGGAAGCGGCAAAAGCACGCTCCTAAAAATCGTGGCAGGAGAGCTGGAGGTGGATGAAGGGGAGCGGCTCGCCTCCTTGGGAATAGAGATCAAGATGCTCCCGCAAAAACCCTTTTTTCCTGAGGGGATGAGGGTAAGAGAGGCGATTGAAGAGGAGCTCAAAGAGCTCAAAGAGGCTAAAAAAGAGTGGGACAGAATCAGCGAAGCCTTAGCGAAAGATTTTGAAAATAAGGAGCTTTTGGCCCGTCATAGCGAGCTTTCAAGCCTACTTGAGCATCATGGTGCATGGGATTTGGATGGAAAGCTAGAGCGGGTTTTGGTGGAGTTTGAACTCAAAGAGTTTGAGCATCGATTCGTCAATCTTCTAAGCGGAGGAGAGCAAAAGCGGGTCGCACTGGCAGGACTTCTGCTCCAAAAACCTGATCTACTTCTTTTGGATGAGCCAACCAACCATCTTGATGTGCAGATGGTGGAGTTTTTAGAAGAGCTTCTCACTAAAGAGAACTTCACGCTGCTTTTTATCTCGCATGACCGCTATTTTATCGACCATATTGCCACTCGAACCATAGAGATCGAAGAGGGGCGTTTGCGCTCCTTTGAGGGAGGATATGGCGACTATCTACGACAGAAGGAGGAGCTCCTTTTAGCGATGGCCAAGGGGCATGAGGTGCTTCTGAAGATATTAAAGAGTGAAGAGGAGTGGCTAAGGCGCGGGGTGAAAGCAAGGCTTAAGCGCAACGAGGGGCGCAAGCAGCGGGTGCTCGCCATGCGTGAGGAGGCAAAGAAGAATCCGGGCGTGATTCGCAAAATGAAGCTGGAGCTGGAGCGAGAGAAGAAACATTTTAATCGTCAAGAGGGAGTGAATCGTCGTAAGATGCTTTTTGAAGTGGAGAATCTTCGCCTAGAACTTGGGGGAAAAACCCTCGTGGAGGGGTTTGGCACGAGGATTCTTCAAAAGGATAAGATCGCGATCGTGGGTAAAAACGGGAGCGGTAAAAGCACCCTCTTAAAGGCGCTTCTGGGTGAGTTAAAACCCAATGGTGGAGTGATCAAGCGCGGGGATTTGAGAATCGGTTACTTTGATCAACACCGCGTGATGTTGGATGATTCCAAAAATCTCATCGAAACTTTTTGTCCTTTTGGAGGGGATAGGGTCGATGTGAAGGGCAAGAGCATCCATGTCTATGGCTATCTGAAGAATTTCCTTTTCCCCAAGGAGTTTTTGGACAAAAAGATTGGGGTGTTGAGCGGGGGCGAGAAGAATCGAGTCGCGCTAGCCCTTCTTTTCACCAAAGAGTATGACTGCCTGATCTTAGATGAGCCGACCAATGATTTGGATATTCCTACGATTAATATTTTAGAAGATTATCTGCTCAGCTTTGAAGGCGCACTCCTTTTTGTGAGCCATGATCGCTACTTTGTCGATAAGATCGCGCAGAAGATGTTGGTCTTTAAAGGGGATGGGGTGATTGAAGAGAGCCACCTCTCTTATAGTGAGTATCTTGAAATTGAGCGAGAGCTCAAAGAGTATGCTCAGCTTGAAGAGAGTAGCCAGAGGGTCGAATCATCCAAAGAATCATCCTCTAAAGTGACCAAGAAAGCCACGAAATTGAGCTACAAAGAGCAGCGACTCTTGGAGCTGTTGCCTAGTGAGATTGAGGCGCTAGAGGGGAAGATCAAAGAGATGGAAGAGAGGCTTTATCATCCAAATCAGTATGGAATTACCGATCTGGCTGAGGTGGCGATGGAGTATGAGCGACTCAAGAGGGAGAGCGAAGAGAAGCTAGAGCTCTATGTGGAGCTCGAAGAAAAGAGAGAGGAGCTGGAGGGGTGA
- a CDS encoding O-antigen ligase family protein, producing the protein MRVAERMEAIPAFLFLVGVFALGVAHVNAVVNIALYGSIAGWLLFYSKRITQEGWRFLYPVGIFLSIYLALALFSLLFSIDVAKSFREIRSELLQNFFLLVASFWMVVGLKESSLRYWLLALAGILVLHMAIHLGIWVEHGGFPYRAGGLLDSGGGEKFGVWVLFFLGLSLALGVLGDSKILKILGGGLVLVALVAIVANNTRATLLGAIIMGASLLWLFKERSKRYLALGAGVVLVLVSLSLLYHHGERLGHRYNLAAQSEEIHHLFELSPAQMKDLEKEGIDHAIASRLAMWKSIVLALGDDPLTPRGYGRDLYKRTIAKEWSHTTQNIPYITYLFPHNAFLSMAYQLGILGLFWMVAWFGFLWRRSLLLAHSNSSYRWVGGFFFLGSVGLAVSIFFGDFFADSEARLFYILSGVMLALDFRSRQ; encoded by the coding sequence GTGAGAGTTGCAGAAAGAATGGAGGCGATTCCAGCCTTTCTCTTTTTAGTAGGAGTTTTTGCGCTTGGGGTGGCTCATGTGAATGCGGTCGTCAATATAGCTCTATATGGCTCGATCGCAGGGTGGCTGCTATTTTATTCTAAGAGAATCACCCAAGAGGGCTGGCGTTTTCTCTATCCTGTGGGGATTTTTTTGTCGATCTATTTGGCTTTAGCGCTTTTTTCGCTTCTCTTTAGCATCGATGTAGCCAAGAGTTTTAGAGAGATTAGGAGTGAACTCCTCCAAAATTTTTTCCTCTTAGTGGCGAGCTTTTGGATGGTCGTAGGGCTTAAAGAATCCTCTCTTCGCTATTGGCTACTGGCTTTAGCGGGGATTTTGGTCTTGCATATGGCCATTCACCTTGGAATATGGGTGGAGCATGGAGGTTTTCCTTATCGAGCGGGTGGGCTGTTAGACAGCGGAGGGGGCGAAAAATTTGGAGTGTGGGTGCTTTTCTTTTTGGGACTCTCTCTTGCACTAGGGGTTTTGGGTGATTCTAAGATTCTTAAAATCTTAGGGGGAGGGTTGGTCTTGGTTGCTTTAGTGGCGATTGTGGCCAATAATACCCGAGCCACGCTTTTAGGGGCAATCATTATGGGAGCGAGTCTGCTGTGGCTCTTTAAGGAGAGAAGCAAGCGTTATCTCGCCCTAGGAGCGGGGGTGGTTTTGGTTTTGGTCTCGCTCTCTCTCCTCTATCACCATGGAGAAAGACTGGGGCATCGATACAATCTTGCAGCCCAAAGCGAGGAGATTCACCATCTCTTTGAACTTTCACCCGCACAGATGAAAGATCTAGAAAAAGAGGGGATTGATCATGCCATTGCTTCGCGATTGGCCATGTGGAAGTCCATCGTCTTGGCCCTTGGAGATGACCCCTTGACCCCTAGAGGGTATGGGAGAGATCTCTATAAAAGAACCATCGCCAAGGAGTGGAGTCACACTACGCAGAATATTCCCTATATAACCTACCTTTTTCCCCATAATGCCTTTTTGAGCATGGCCTATCAGCTTGGAATCTTGGGGCTTTTTTGGATGGTGGCTTGGTTTGGATTCTTGTGGAGGCGCTCGCTTCTTCTGGCACACTCTAACTCGAGCTATCGCTGGGTGGGGGGATTTTTCTTTTTGGGGAGCGTGGGGTTGGCGGTCTCTATCTTTTTTGGAGATTTTTTTGCCGATAGCGAGGCGAGGCTTTTTTATATTTTAAGCGGCGTGATGTTGGCATTGGATTTTAGGAGTCGGCAATGA